From a single Vibrio chagasii genomic region:
- a CDS encoding SgrR family transcriptional regulator produces MSNLNLLRYYQRIAPIGVGSEMKTTVQEVADLLCTSPRHARNLLSQMQELTWLTWQPKAGRNQRSSLLLNIELGALKERLALERIQQGKYEKALAILDEDEATFGRLLKTTSGASVQEGRVSIQLTYKRMFERIVPHQLHRCSERFFLRQVYCCLVSSHDNGVIKPELAHHWRYDEASYQWTFHLRPGLKFHNEEPIDADTIVSLFAKLSALPYYQKELAHVSDISAPHPLKVVFTLSKPDQGFAGLVSGVKYGIQPANQVNVANNNAVIGSGPFTVIEHDKNKLKLQAFDGYYSCRVLVDLVTIWSVNDEKMENPSLSSNAPIQVSETTSGIEVSIQAPNATQASQHSRTEDGCLFALFNHHAKHPLTRAQRCYIAELIQPQRLLEVFQKKKVHYGSVVANNLLPVWNPVLRPFGEFSALPKTITIAGYNYTALRRCARAISSVLAEHNCVVEMVMYSYRELSEKSNNGTLDETLILTNINLDDNRHASAFSNFYCNNVLYHTLGEANANWLDQQLENLRASTPLEDYLTALEPIASTLVSEYWIAPMFHHTQTLRFQGVLEDVALTNWGWPDIRSVWSSD; encoded by the coding sequence GTGTCTAATCTCAACCTGCTTAGGTATTATCAGCGAATCGCACCCATCGGTGTCGGCAGCGAAATGAAAACCACAGTACAGGAAGTGGCTGATTTACTGTGTACTTCTCCTCGACATGCCCGCAACCTGTTATCACAAATGCAAGAGCTAACGTGGTTAACCTGGCAACCGAAAGCCGGTCGAAACCAACGTTCATCGCTACTGTTAAATATCGAATTAGGCGCACTCAAAGAGAGACTTGCTCTAGAGCGAATCCAACAAGGCAAGTATGAGAAAGCTTTGGCTATCCTTGATGAGGACGAAGCAACGTTTGGCCGCCTGCTGAAAACCACTTCAGGAGCTTCTGTTCAGGAAGGCCGTGTCAGTATTCAACTCACATACAAACGCATGTTCGAGCGCATTGTGCCACACCAATTACACCGCTGTAGCGAGCGCTTCTTCTTGCGTCAGGTTTATTGCTGCTTGGTCTCCAGCCATGACAATGGTGTTATCAAACCAGAACTCGCTCACCACTGGCGTTATGACGAAGCAAGCTATCAATGGACATTCCACCTTCGTCCAGGACTTAAGTTCCACAACGAAGAACCAATAGACGCTGATACCATTGTGAGCCTGTTTGCTAAACTCAGTGCCCTTCCCTATTATCAAAAAGAACTCGCGCACGTCAGCGACATCAGCGCACCACATCCATTGAAAGTGGTATTTACATTAAGCAAACCAGATCAAGGGTTTGCAGGGCTTGTCTCTGGTGTCAAATACGGTATTCAACCAGCAAACCAAGTTAATGTCGCAAACAACAATGCTGTGATTGGCAGTGGTCCATTTACAGTGATAGAACACGACAAAAATAAGCTTAAACTGCAAGCGTTCGATGGCTACTATTCGTGTCGTGTGTTAGTCGACTTAGTTACGATTTGGAGCGTCAACGACGAGAAAATGGAGAATCCGTCACTATCCAGTAATGCACCAATCCAAGTGTCTGAGACGACAAGCGGTATTGAAGTTTCAATACAAGCGCCCAATGCTACTCAAGCGAGTCAACACAGTCGCACTGAAGACGGCTGCTTGTTCGCGTTATTCAACCATCATGCAAAGCATCCGTTAACACGTGCCCAACGCTGTTACATTGCGGAATTGATCCAACCGCAGCGACTACTCGAAGTATTCCAGAAAAAGAAGGTTCATTACGGCAGTGTCGTAGCCAACAATTTATTACCGGTTTGGAACCCCGTTTTACGCCCGTTTGGTGAATTCAGTGCACTACCAAAAACCATTACCATTGCTGGATACAACTACACGGCATTGCGTCGATGCGCTCGGGCTATTTCTTCAGTACTTGCCGAACACAATTGCGTGGTTGAAATGGTGATGTACTCCTATCGAGAGTTGAGTGAGAAATCGAACAACGGCACCCTCGATGAAACACTGATCTTAACCAATATCAATTTAGACGATAACCGTCATGCTTCAGCGTTTTCTAACTTCTACTGTAACAACGTGCTGTACCACACTTTAGGGGAAGCAAATGCGAATTGGCTTGATCAGCAATTGGAAAACCTAAGAGCAAGCACCCCGCTTGAAGATTACCTAACGGCGTTAGAGCCGATCGCTTCAACCTTGGTCAGTGAGTACTGGATAGCCCCAATGTTTCATCACACTCAAACATTACGATTTCAAGGGGTGTTAGAAGATGTCGCGCTCACCAACTGGGGATGGCCAGACATTCGCTCGGTGTGGTCTTCTGATTAA